The proteins below come from a single Vibrio diazotrophicus genomic window:
- the garD gene encoding galactarate dehydratase — protein sequence MNNTLPRYIKVHPSDNVAIVVNDGGLPKGTMFNDEFQLQEDIPEGHKVALVDLTPGDKIRRYGEVIGYANTAIVKGGWINEFLVDIPEAPPLEDIPLATNVPEPLPPLTGYTFKGYRNADGSVGTKNLLGITTSVHCVAGVVDYVVNIIKRDLLPKYPNVDGVVGLNHLYGCGVAINAPAAVVPIRTIHNLALNPNFGGEVMVVGLGCEKLQPEKLLKGTDDVKGINVDPDDIISLQSDNHVGFQSMVRSILQTSEKHLIKLNARQREDCPVSELVVGTQCGGSDAFSGVTANPAVGVAADLFVRAGATVMFSEVTEVRDAVYLLGPRCESKEVGQRLMDEMAWYDHYLSLGQTDRRENPSPGNKKGGLANVVEKALGSIAKSGSSAIVEVLSPGQRPTKRGLIYAATPASDFVCGTQQVSSGITVQLFTTGRGTPYGLEAVPVIKVATRTPLARRWHDLMDIDAGTVATGDNTSEEMGWEIFHFVIAVASGEKKTYSDQWGLHNALAVFNPAPVT from the coding sequence ATGAATAATACGCTGCCTCGTTATATTAAAGTACATCCTAGCGATAACGTTGCCATCGTTGTTAACGATGGTGGGTTGCCTAAAGGAACTATGTTCAACGACGAATTTCAATTGCAGGAAGATATTCCAGAAGGGCACAAAGTTGCTCTTGTTGACTTAACACCGGGCGATAAGATTCGCCGCTATGGTGAAGTGATTGGTTACGCCAATACTGCAATTGTTAAAGGCGGTTGGATCAACGAATTTCTCGTGGATATCCCTGAAGCGCCACCGTTGGAAGATATTCCACTGGCCACTAACGTTCCTGAGCCGTTGCCACCACTAACTGGCTACACCTTTAAGGGGTACCGCAATGCGGATGGCAGTGTGGGAACAAAGAACCTGCTCGGTATTACAACCAGTGTGCATTGTGTCGCGGGTGTGGTGGATTACGTAGTTAACATTATCAAGCGTGACTTACTGCCTAAATACCCAAATGTGGACGGTGTCGTTGGATTGAACCATTTGTATGGCTGTGGTGTTGCGATTAACGCGCCAGCAGCGGTAGTGCCTATTCGTACTATTCACAACCTTGCGCTAAACCCAAATTTTGGTGGTGAAGTGATGGTTGTGGGTTTAGGTTGTGAAAAACTTCAACCTGAAAAGCTACTTAAAGGAACGGATGATGTTAAAGGTATCAACGTAGATCCGGATGACATTATTTCATTGCAAAGTGACAACCACGTTGGTTTTCAATCTATGGTTCGCAGCATTTTGCAAACTTCTGAAAAGCACCTGATTAAATTAAATGCTCGCCAGCGTGAAGATTGTCCTGTGTCTGAACTGGTTGTTGGTACACAGTGTGGTGGTAGCGATGCATTTTCTGGCGTGACGGCTAACCCTGCGGTTGGTGTTGCTGCTGACTTATTCGTCCGCGCCGGTGCAACCGTTATGTTCTCAGAAGTGACTGAAGTTCGTGACGCGGTATATCTGCTTGGTCCTCGCTGTGAAAGCAAAGAAGTGGGTCAACGTTTAATGGATGAAATGGCCTGGTACGATCACTACCTAAGCCTAGGACAAACAGACCGAAGAGAAAATCCATCTCCGGGGAACAAGAAGGGAGGCTTAGCAAACGTAGTTGAGAAAGCTTTAGGGTCTATTGCGAAATCGGGTAGTAGCGCAATCGTAGAAGTTCTTTCGCCAGGACAACGTCCAACGAAAAGAGGCCTGATCTACGCAGCGACACCTGCTAGTGATTTCGTGTGTGGTACTCAGCAAGTATCTTCAGGCATTACTGTTCAATTGTTCACAACTGGACGTGGTACTCCGTACGGACTAGAGGCAGTTCCTGTTATTAAAGTGGCAACACGAACTCCACTTGCTAGACGTTGGCACGATCTGATGGACATTGACGCAGGTACAGTTGCAACTGGTGACAACACATCAGAAGAGATGGGATGGGAAATATTCCACTTCGTGATTGCAGTTGCGAGTGGTGAGAAGAAAACCTACTCAGATCAATGGGGTCTGCATAATGCGCTGGCAGTATTTAACCCAGCACCAGTGACTTAA
- a CDS encoding ABC transporter substrate-binding protein, whose protein sequence is MKKFVRNAIALSLMALPMVAMSADKPNFGNVRVVIGSKSTGGDTYQAAAIVSEALAKKLDANVKVDAVGSSAAFQTLRRVSNGSTIMIFHDQSYLGYLYGTKGYYDIFNEFTIGPTFAINPANAYLVPKKSPYNTLDDIIDAVGKGETIRVAIQPGGVSEIGYSAVKNAIKLKYPGKESNFIAVNTGSQADKNQQLFDGLADMIQGSLPANEQFTRLDASDQKAMKFVWLTSTRDTIANVNKNGFGSLSKEQIYSYAEPEVQVPMNATTNFTFDKEFFFLYNKKMPKDQIEYIDQALKEIYDEGEIQKTFEKAFFVPNFRDSKAALEHLQAKNGKYKEVLKNITE, encoded by the coding sequence ATGAAAAAATTCGTAAGGAACGCAATCGCACTTTCTCTAATGGCACTGCCAATGGTCGCGATGAGTGCGGACAAACCAAACTTTGGTAACGTCCGTGTTGTAATCGGTTCTAAATCAACAGGTGGTGATACTTACCAAGCTGCGGCAATTGTTTCTGAAGCACTAGCAAAGAAACTGGATGCAAACGTAAAAGTTGATGCTGTAGGTTCAAGTGCAGCATTCCAAACTCTGCGCCGTGTAAGTAATGGTAGCACCATTATGATTTTCCACGACCAATCTTACCTTGGTTACTTATATGGAACTAAAGGCTACTACGACATCTTTAACGAGTTTACTATTGGTCCAACTTTTGCGATCAACCCAGCGAACGCATACCTAGTGCCTAAAAAGTCGCCTTACAACACTCTAGATGACATCATCGATGCAGTTGGTAAAGGCGAAACCATCCGTGTTGCTATTCAACCGGGTGGCGTATCAGAGATTGGTTACAGTGCGGTTAAGAACGCGATCAAACTGAAATACCCAGGTAAAGAGTCAAACTTTATAGCTGTTAATACTGGTTCTCAAGCAGATAAAAACCAGCAGTTGTTTGATGGTTTAGCGGATATGATCCAAGGTAGCTTACCTGCAAACGAACAGTTTACTCGCCTCGACGCATCTGACCAAAAAGCGATGAAGTTCGTATGGTTGACCTCTACTCGTGACACTATCGCGAATGTTAACAAAAACGGTTTTGGTAGCTTAAGCAAAGAGCAAATCTACTCTTACGCAGAGCCAGAAGTACAAGTACCAATGAATGCAACAACGAACTTCACGTTCGATAAAGAGTTCTTCTTCCTATACAACAAGAAGATGCCAAAAGACCAAATCGAATACATCGATCAAGCTCTGAAAGAAATCTACGATGAAGGTGAGATTCAAAAGACGTTTGAAAAAGCGTTCTTTGTACCTAACTTCCGTGATTCAAAAGCAGCACTTGAACACTTGCAAGCTAAGAACGGCAAATACAAAGAAGTACTTAAAAACATTACAGAATAA
- a CDS encoding MFS transporter gives MKSISVRYSVVFLLMLVTTIFFGGRSILSISGSDLSKDLQLSTVQLGYLFSSFSLTYVLFQIPCGLLLDKIKTKYLYLCFLIFWSVVSLGTFFVTFIPNSFFIFPALIVFRLLAGLFEAPIFPANSRIVSGWFPKHEISFASAIFASSQYLSIFVCSPIIAWVTYHQGWQFNFLYLGSAALLLGIILKYWLHSPKDHPFISQTELDYLDQHLAVKTESAEVEQSSVRERITFLLTNRTMLGVCLGQYCMNAITFFFLTWFPLYLIEVKGMSLVSVGIMASIPALFGFFGNLCAGLVSDRMVKLGFSIAKARKLPIIVGMMFSTFMLFSLFTDSPVLIVVFMSFAFFGKGFSSLGWTIVADIAPKPLYGLCSGIFNTAGNLSGIITPIIIAYLIDMTGLFDVAVYITGLHALIAIACFVWFVGDLDKIEYPAYSKAKGYSVS, from the coding sequence ATGAAATCGATATCCGTTAGATACTCTGTTGTATTTTTGCTTATGTTAGTCACCACCATTTTCTTTGGAGGGAGGTCGATATTATCGATATCAGGTAGTGACTTAAGTAAGGATTTACAACTCTCAACTGTTCAGCTTGGTTATTTGTTTTCCTCATTTTCTCTGACCTATGTACTATTTCAGATACCTTGCGGCCTACTATTGGACAAAATTAAAACAAAATATCTATATCTCTGTTTCTTAATATTCTGGTCAGTAGTCAGCTTAGGCACATTTTTCGTTACGTTTATTCCAAACTCCTTCTTCATTTTCCCTGCGCTAATAGTATTCCGTTTATTAGCAGGATTATTTGAAGCGCCCATTTTTCCAGCCAATAGTCGAATCGTTTCCGGTTGGTTTCCAAAACACGAAATATCTTTCGCCTCTGCGATATTTGCCTCTTCACAATATCTGTCGATTTTTGTCTGTTCCCCCATCATCGCTTGGGTAACCTACCATCAAGGGTGGCAGTTTAACTTTCTCTACCTTGGGTCAGCAGCATTGTTACTAGGGATAATTTTGAAATATTGGCTGCATAGCCCAAAAGACCACCCTTTTATTTCGCAAACAGAGCTGGATTATTTAGATCAGCACCTAGCTGTGAAAACAGAGAGCGCCGAAGTTGAGCAATCGAGTGTACGTGAACGAATCACTTTCCTTTTGACCAACAGAACCATGTTAGGTGTTTGTCTTGGACAATACTGCATGAACGCGATTACCTTTTTCTTCCTAACTTGGTTTCCTCTCTATCTTATTGAAGTAAAAGGTATGTCTTTAGTTAGCGTGGGAATAATGGCATCCATACCAGCATTATTTGGCTTCTTTGGTAACCTCTGTGCAGGGTTAGTCTCTGATCGTATGGTTAAACTTGGTTTTTCAATTGCGAAGGCACGTAAACTGCCCATCATCGTGGGTATGATGTTCTCAACTTTCATGCTCTTTTCGCTTTTCACCGATTCACCAGTATTGATTGTGGTGTTTATGTCATTTGCATTTTTCGGTAAAGGATTCAGTTCACTAGGTTGGACCATCGTAGCGGATATCGCGCCAAAGCCGCTTTATGGCTTGTGCAGCGGCATTTTCAATACTGCGGGAAATCTATCTGGCATTATCACTCCCATTATCATCGCCTACCTAATTGATATGACAGGGCTTTTCGATGTGGCGGTGTACATTACTGGTTTACATGCACTGATTGCTATCGCTTGCTTCGTCTGGTTTGTGGGGGATTTGGATAAAATTGAATACCCAGCATACTCTAAGGCAAAGGGTTATTCGGTCAGTTAA
- a CDS encoding tripartite tricarboxylate transporter TctB family protein has protein sequence MLNVSIDFAESHWFFPKIVITCILVLFAIILVKERKTIAKSVAGFSMKSILNHENYKAYLFLALISVYILVMEALGEVFPNTGYAFLITTIPFLFCIPLLIEKEINKRKIIYITINSVVSPIIAWTVLGQIFGITLP, from the coding sequence ATGCTAAATGTGAGTATCGATTTTGCAGAATCGCATTGGTTTTTTCCCAAGATAGTGATCACGTGTATCCTTGTTTTATTCGCGATTATCTTGGTGAAAGAAAGAAAAACAATTGCGAAAAGCGTTGCTGGGTTTTCAATGAAATCAATTCTGAATCATGAAAACTACAAAGCGTACCTATTTTTGGCGTTGATCAGTGTTTATATCTTGGTGATGGAAGCGTTAGGTGAAGTATTTCCAAATACAGGGTATGCATTTTTAATTACGACAATTCCTTTTCTATTCTGTATCCCTTTGCTAATCGAAAAAGAAATCAACAAAAGAAAAATTATATATATAACCATTAACTCGGTTGTATCTCCAATAATTGCTTGGACAGTGTTAGGTCAAATTTTTGGAATTACACTTCCTTAA
- a CDS encoding tripartite tricarboxylate transporter permease, whose translation MEILSHLSINMFLLSSIGVLIGIIFGAIPGMTATLAVAVCLPLTYSLGLTDGLALLLGLYVGGISGGLVPAVLLNIPGTPSSITTTFDGYPMAQRGQGESALKIAVVSSLFGGLFSAIVLYFFAPFLANFAIKFSTVEKFLLIFLALTVISSLSKNMLLGIFSGLLGVLVALIGAYDISVGGNGEYRLMPQAFEDQLSFGFSLLPVLIGMFGLSSIIVACLNKKSDDDVTSDMIKLDAKQKFNWSVFKGQFFNLIRSSSIGTFVGLLPGIGGSAASVLAYTQQKNISKNPDQMGKGAPEGIITSESANNGLTGGALIPLLSLGIPGDSTTAVLIGAFTLQGIQVGPLFINENLETWDFMIISLFFANFVMFAIMFFAIRHVAKVVLIPKYILYPIIVMMCVIGAYAINYGVMFDVWTLVLFGIFGVLASKIGLEVVPFIIGFILGKSAEVYFVKSLESYGDLSIFVTKSPIAMFLWVIIIASIGYSIRSALKSSKNKNVSKTA comes from the coding sequence ATGGAAATATTGTCACATTTGTCTATTAATATGTTTTTATTAAGTTCGATTGGCGTATTAATAGGTATTATTTTCGGTGCCATCCCGGGTATGACTGCAACATTAGCTGTAGCGGTTTGTTTACCTTTAACTTATTCACTTGGCTTAACGGATGGTTTAGCTTTACTACTTGGTCTTTACGTCGGTGGTATCTCTGGCGGATTGGTACCGGCGGTATTACTGAATATTCCGGGTACACCTTCTTCTATCACGACGACTTTTGACGGCTATCCCATGGCCCAGAGAGGACAGGGTGAAAGTGCGCTGAAAATTGCTGTAGTGTCATCACTATTTGGCGGTTTATTTAGTGCAATTGTTCTCTATTTCTTTGCTCCGTTCCTTGCGAACTTTGCTATTAAATTCTCTACAGTTGAAAAATTCCTGCTTATTTTTTTGGCTCTGACGGTTATTTCGTCTCTGTCTAAAAATATGTTGTTGGGTATTTTCAGTGGTCTATTAGGCGTGTTAGTTGCTCTAATTGGTGCGTACGACATCTCTGTTGGTGGTAACGGTGAATACCGCTTAATGCCTCAAGCATTTGAAGATCAACTGAGCTTTGGTTTCTCGCTTCTTCCAGTACTGATCGGTATGTTTGGTCTGTCTTCTATTATCGTTGCTTGTTTGAATAAGAAGTCTGACGATGATGTAACGAGCGACATGATCAAATTGGATGCAAAACAAAAGTTCAATTGGTCAGTATTTAAAGGTCAGTTCTTTAACCTAATCCGTTCTTCTTCAATTGGTACATTCGTTGGTTTGCTGCCGGGTATCGGCGGAAGTGCAGCATCAGTGCTTGCATATACACAGCAAAAGAACATTTCTAAAAACCCTGACCAAATGGGTAAAGGTGCACCAGAGGGCATCATTACCTCAGAATCGGCAAACAACGGTCTTACAGGTGGTGCGTTAATTCCGCTTCTATCGCTGGGTATCCCTGGAGACTCAACTACAGCGGTACTGATTGGTGCATTTACATTACAAGGTATTCAGGTAGGTCCATTGTTCATCAATGAAAACCTGGAAACCTGGGACTTCATGATCATCTCATTGTTCTTCGCTAACTTTGTGATGTTCGCAATCATGTTCTTTGCTATTCGCCATGTCGCAAAAGTAGTTCTTATTCCTAAATACATTCTTTACCCAATCATCGTGATGATGTGTGTGATCGGTGCATACGCAATTAACTACGGCGTGATGTTCGATGTATGGACACTTGTGTTGTTCGGCATATTTGGAGTGTTAGCCTCGAAGATAGGCTTGGAAGTTGTGCCATTCATCATCGGCTTCATCTTGGGTAAATCAGCAGAAGTGTACTTCGTGAAGAGTCTTGAGTCTTATGGTGACCTATCCATCTTCGTAACTAAGAGTCCAATTGCGATGTTCTTATGGGTAATCATTATTGCTTCAATTGGATACTCGATTCGTTCGGCATTGAAATCAAGCAAAAACAAAAACGTAAGTAAAACTGCGTAA
- a CDS encoding enolase C-terminal domain-like protein translates to MSPAKFMPMVESMKVIPVAGHDSMLLNLSGAHAPYFTRNIVILQDNLGNTGLGEVPGGENIRKTLEDARGFVIGRSIGEYKNIMSEVRNAYLERDVEGRGLQTFDLRTTLHAVTAIESAMLDLLGQALNVPVAALLGEGQQRDKVEMLGYLFFVGDRNSTDLRYQSQPNDSCDWYRIRHEEALTSDGIVRLAEAAFDKYGFSNFKLKGGVFRPDDEADAVCALASRFPDARVTIDPNGSWSLPEAIRIGKDLKNVLAYAEDPCGAEPGYSGREMMAEFRRATGIPTATNMVATDWREFGHSISLRAVDIPLADPHFWTMEGSVRVAQLCHEWGLMWGSHSNNHFDISLAMFTQVAAAAPGEITALDTHWIWQEGNQRLTKEPLKIQGGFITVPDKPGLGIEIDMAQVEKAHELYKNMGLGGRDDSIGMQYLVPNWKFDNKRPCLVR, encoded by the coding sequence ATGAGTCCTGCGAAGTTTATGCCAATGGTCGAGAGTATGAAGGTTATCCCTGTCGCAGGGCATGACAGCATGCTACTGAACCTAAGCGGTGCACATGCCCCTTATTTCACTCGCAACATTGTTATTTTGCAGGACAACCTGGGAAACACTGGATTAGGTGAGGTTCCGGGTGGTGAAAACATTCGCAAGACGTTAGAGGACGCTCGTGGTTTTGTTATTGGTCGTAGTATTGGCGAATACAAAAACATTATGAGCGAAGTCAGGAATGCCTACTTAGAACGAGATGTCGAAGGTCGTGGTTTACAGACATTCGATTTGCGAACCACATTGCACGCAGTAACAGCGATTGAGTCTGCAATGCTCGATCTTTTGGGGCAAGCGCTAAACGTTCCGGTAGCAGCGCTGCTTGGTGAAGGTCAGCAACGCGATAAAGTCGAAATGTTGGGTTACCTGTTTTTCGTTGGTGACCGTAACAGCACAGATCTGCGGTACCAAAGTCAACCTAATGACAGTTGTGATTGGTACCGCATTCGTCACGAAGAAGCATTAACGTCGGACGGTATTGTTCGCTTAGCCGAAGCAGCGTTCGACAAATATGGGTTTAGCAATTTCAAACTGAAGGGCGGCGTTTTCCGCCCTGATGATGAAGCTGATGCCGTTTGCGCCTTGGCAAGCCGGTTCCCAGATGCACGAGTGACGATCGATCCGAATGGTTCTTGGTCTCTACCAGAAGCTATTCGAATCGGCAAAGATTTAAAAAATGTACTGGCGTACGCCGAAGACCCATGTGGAGCAGAGCCTGGATATTCAGGGCGCGAGATGATGGCTGAGTTTCGTCGTGCAACGGGTATCCCGACTGCAACCAACATGGTAGCAACGGACTGGCGTGAATTTGGACATTCGATTTCGCTACGAGCGGTCGACATTCCACTGGCTGATCCGCATTTTTGGACGATGGAAGGCTCAGTGCGCGTCGCGCAGTTGTGCCACGAATGGGGGTTGATGTGGGGCTCTCACTCGAACAACCATTTTGATATTTCTTTGGCGATGTTTACGCAAGTTGCTGCCGCCGCACCTGGAGAGATTACTGCCTTGGATACACATTGGATCTGGCAGGAAGGTAATCAACGTTTAACGAAAGAGCCATTAAAGATTCAAGGTGGCTTTATTACGGTGCCGGACAAACCTGGTTTGGGTATCGAAATCGACATGGCTCAAGTGGAAAAAGCGCATGAGCTTTACAAGAACATGGGGTTAGGGGGACGCGATGATTCCATCGGTATGCAGTACCTTGTCCCTAACTGGAAATTCGACAACAAAAGACCGTGCTTGGTTCGATAA
- the garL gene encoding 2-dehydro-3-deoxyglucarate aldolase — MNENIYPNHFRRAMINQEKRIGCWSALASPITTEILGLAGFDFILLDGEHAPNDVQTFIPQLMALKDSRSVPVVRPPVNDPIVLKRLLDIGFYNFIVPFVETKEQAELAVASTRYPPEGIRGVSVGHRSNAYGTITDYFKNINENICVVVQIESQEGLDNLDDILAVKGLDGVFVGPSDLAAALGHLGNASHPDVQAAIKTVFEKAQAVGKSVGILAPVQADAERYLEWGANLVAVGSDLGVFKAATQALCQKFLSE; from the coding sequence ATGAATGAAAACATTTATCCAAATCACTTTAGACGCGCGATGATCAATCAAGAAAAACGCATTGGTTGTTGGAGTGCTTTAGCGAGCCCGATTACTACTGAGATCCTTGGTTTAGCAGGTTTTGACTTCATCCTTTTGGATGGCGAGCACGCACCGAACGATGTACAAACATTCATCCCGCAGCTAATGGCTTTGAAAGACAGCCGCAGCGTACCAGTGGTTCGTCCACCAGTGAATGACCCAATCGTACTTAAACGTTTATTGGATATCGGTTTCTACAACTTCATAGTTCCTTTTGTTGAAACCAAAGAACAAGCAGAACTTGCAGTTGCGTCTACTCGTTATCCGCCAGAGGGCATTCGTGGCGTATCTGTTGGCCACCGTAGCAATGCGTACGGCACGATTACCGATTACTTCAAAAACATCAACGAGAATATCTGTGTTGTGGTTCAAATCGAAAGCCAAGAAGGCTTAGACAACCTTGACGATATTCTAGCGGTCAAAGGTTTGGATGGTGTGTTTGTTGGACCAAGTGACTTGGCAGCAGCGTTGGGTCACTTAGGTAATGCAAGTCACCCAGATGTGCAAGCCGCGATAAAGACTGTATTTGAAAAAGCGCAAGCGGTTGGTAAATCAGTCGGCATTTTGGCTCCAGTTCAAGCAGACGCTGAGCGTTACCTTGAATGGGGTGCGAACCTAGTCGCAGTTGGTAGTGACCTAGGTGTGTTTAAAGCAGCGACACAGGCATTGTGTCAAAAATTTCTAAGTGAATAA
- the garR gene encoding 2-hydroxy-3-oxopropionate reductase, whose protein sequence is MKIGFIGLGIMGKPMSKNLLKAGYSLVVLDRNEAAVKELTDAGAQSATSPKAVAEQCDVVITMLPNSPHVKEVALGENGLADGAKPGLVFIDMSSIAPLASQEIAKGLAEKGVVMLDAPVSGGEPKAIDGTLSVMVGGDKTVFDKYYDVMKAMAGSVVHTGDIGAGNVTKLANQVIVALNIAAMSEALSLATKAGVNPELVYQAIRGGLAGSTVLDAKAPMVLNRNFEPGFRIDLHIKDLANALDTSHGVGAQLPLTAQVMEMMQALKADGLETKDHSALALHYEKLAKVTIQS, encoded by the coding sequence ATGAAAATCGGATTTATTGGCCTAGGCATCATGGGCAAACCAATGAGTAAAAACCTACTTAAAGCAGGTTATTCATTAGTTGTATTAGACCGCAACGAAGCCGCGGTAAAAGAGCTAACAGATGCAGGTGCACAATCAGCAACTTCGCCTAAAGCCGTCGCAGAGCAGTGTGATGTTGTGATCACTATGCTGCCTAATTCACCACACGTAAAAGAAGTCGCGTTAGGTGAGAACGGTTTAGCAGACGGTGCAAAACCAGGTCTTGTATTTATCGATATGAGTTCTATTGCACCTTTAGCTAGTCAAGAGATTGCAAAAGGTTTGGCTGAGAAAGGTGTAGTAATGCTTGACGCACCAGTAAGCGGTGGCGAACCAAAAGCTATCGACGGCACGCTTTCTGTGATGGTAGGTGGCGACAAAACCGTATTTGATAAGTACTACGACGTAATGAAAGCGATGGCTGGTTCAGTGGTTCACACTGGTGATATCGGAGCAGGCAACGTAACCAAACTTGCAAACCAAGTTATCGTTGCGCTCAACATTGCAGCGATGTCAGAAGCTCTTTCTCTTGCGACGAAAGCAGGTGTAAACCCTGAATTAGTTTACCAAGCGATTCGTGGTGGTCTGGCTGGTAGTACAGTTCTTGATGCTAAAGCACCAATGGTTCTTAACCGTAATTTTGAACCTGGTTTCCGCATCGACCTACACATCAAAGATCTTGCAAACGCACTAGACACTTCACACGGTGTAGGTGCTCAGCTTCCATTGACTGCTCAAGTTATGGAAATGATGCAAGCGCTTAAAGCTGATGGTCTGGAGACTAAAGACCACAGTGCACTTGCACTACATTACGAAAAACTAGCTAAGGTAACTATCCAAAGCTAA
- a CDS encoding glycerate kinase, with product MKIVIAPDSYKESLSAIEVAEAIESGFKKVFPDYQYIKCPVADGGEGSVEALVDASGGEMVHTDVIGPMGDHHESFYGVSGDKKTAFIEMAAASGIELIAPEHRDPYTATTFGTGQLIEHALNQGIRHMIICIGGSATNDAGCGMMQALGVSFKDAQGNELVYGGLALEALAHIDTSNLDKRLSECHIEVACDVTNPLTGLNGASYIYGPQKGASPEMVRRLDAALANFAKVVERDVDKQVDHIPGAGAAGGMGAAFYAFLDADLRPGIDIMTHAVGLEALVKDANLVITGEGRLDSQSVNGKVPVGVAKIAKKYQLPVVAIAGALGDDIEEVYEHGIDCAFDSVYKITTFEEIKKEAKANVIRSSYNIASAINLGRILAL from the coding sequence ATGAAGATTGTAATCGCACCAGATTCGTACAAAGAGAGCCTAAGCGCGATTGAAGTTGCTGAGGCCATCGAATCAGGGTTCAAAAAAGTATTTCCCGATTACCAGTATATAAAGTGTCCGGTAGCTGATGGTGGTGAAGGTTCTGTAGAAGCTTTGGTCGATGCGTCAGGCGGTGAGATGGTGCACACTGATGTCATAGGTCCAATGGGCGACCATCACGAATCTTTCTATGGTGTTTCTGGCGATAAAAAGACTGCGTTTATTGAAATGGCAGCAGCCAGTGGTATTGAGCTGATTGCACCTGAACATCGCGACCCTTATACAGCGACCACTTTTGGTACAGGACAGCTCATTGAGCACGCCTTAAATCAAGGTATTCGCCATATGATTATCTGTATAGGTGGTAGTGCGACCAACGATGCTGGGTGTGGAATGATGCAAGCGTTGGGCGTTTCGTTCAAAGATGCACAAGGCAACGAACTTGTTTACGGTGGCTTAGCGCTTGAAGCACTTGCTCATATTGATACGAGTAATCTTGATAAGCGTTTGAGTGAATGTCATATCGAAGTTGCATGTGACGTCACTAACCCGCTAACGGGCTTAAACGGGGCCTCTTATATTTACGGTCCTCAAAAAGGAGCTTCTCCTGAAATGGTGAGGCGGCTTGATGCAGCGTTGGCTAACTTCGCCAAAGTTGTTGAGCGGGACGTAGATAAACAAGTAGACCACATTCCTGGAGCTGGTGCAGCAGGAGGGATGGGCGCTGCATTCTATGCATTTTTGGATGCTGACCTTCGTCCTGGCATAGACATCATGACTCATGCTGTTGGCTTGGAAGCGTTGGTTAAAGATGCCAACCTTGTTATTACTGGTGAAGGTCGATTAGACAGCCAGAGTGTGAACGGTAAAGTGCCAGTTGGTGTTGCTAAAATTGCTAAAAAATATCAACTACCAGTTGTCGCGATTGCCGGGGCTTTAGGTGATGATATTGAAGAAGTGTATGAGCACGGTATAGACTGCGCATTTGATTCAGTTTATAAGATTACGACTTTTGAAGAGATAAAAAAAGAAGCAAAAGCGAATGTTATAAGAAGTTCTTACAATATTGCTTCTGCTATCAATCTTGGTCGAATTCTAGCTCTATAA